The following DNA comes from Methermicoccus shengliensis DSM 18856.
CGAGGCGATTTCCTCGTCCTTCTGCCTTATGATGTTCTCCAGCCGCTCGATGAGTATGTCCCTCTCCCTCTTCGCATCCATCGCCATCCCTCTGGACATATGCTTTTTATTATCTTGGTATTTAACTCTCCCCATGCTCTCGAAGACCACACTCAAAAAGCTGGTGGAGGATGGACTCATCAGAGACGCTCCAAACATTGCCCTTCAGCTACAGCCCAATGGCGTGGAGCTCACGCTGAGCTCTGTGGAGCGCTTCACGGGGGTGGGCAGGCTCGCATTCGACAACTCTGAGAGGATAAATGCTCCCACCGAGAGCATCCCGTTCGACGAGGATGGCTGGGTATATCTCCCCCAAGGGGCGTATGTGGTGAGGTTCAACGAGGTGGTGAGTATTCCCCGTGGCTATGGCGCCCTTGCCAAGCCCAGATCGAGCCTGCTGAGAAGTGGTGCCACCCTTCACACAGCCGTGTGGGATGCGGGATACGTGGGAAGGGGAATGAGCCTGCTGATGGTGTACAACCCCCATGGGTTCTGGCTGAAAAGGAACGCACGGATTGTGCAGCTCGTGCTGTTTGTGCTCGATGAGGGAGCAGATGAGGTGTATCGAGGCGAGTATCTGGGCGAGGGAGTGGAGTGAGGGAGTTTTCGCAGTGTTGCTTACTTTGACACGATGCATCCATGGGGCTCGCAAACACATATAGCACATCCAAATCCTTTTAACGTCCACAGATGACTTTCTCCCATGCTCACCCTTCTCACGATAGCGGGCTCAGATTCTGGAGGTGGGGCTGGCATTCAGGCAGACCTGAAGACGTTTGCGGCGCTGGGTGCCCATGGCGTGAGCGTGATAACTGCCACCACTGCCCAGAACACCCTTGGCGTCAAACACGTGCACCACATTCCCACAGAGCACGTGGCAGCCCAGCTGGAGGCGGTGCTCGAGGACTTCGATATAAGGTGGGCAAAGACGGGTATGCTCCCCACAGAGGAGTGCATCGAGCTCGTGGCGCGCCACGCCAACGAGCTTCAGCTGGTGGTGGACCCCGTGGTGTATGCGCAGAGCGGTGCAAGGCTCATAGGAAACGATGCCTTAAAAGCGCTGATGGAGCTGCTCACACGGTGTGCGGTTGCCACCCCCAACATAAGGGAGGCCGAGATGCTCTCTGGCATCAGGATAAGAGACGAGCGGGACGTGCTCGCTGCTGGCAACGCCCTTCTGGACATGGGCGTGCCGACAGTGGTAATAACTGGAGGACATCTTTCTGGCTCAGACTACCTCTTCAGCCCAGAGGGAACACATGAGATAGGAGGCAATCTCATCGAGGGGGGGACGCATGGCTCTGGATGCACATACTCCGCAGCCCTCGCGTTCTATCTCGCAAGCGGGCTCTCCATGGTGGATGCGTGCGAAAGGGCAAAGCGGTTCGTGGTGAATGCCATCCGCTTCAGCCATTCATCGCTGGGAGGGGGCACAAGTCCCGTAAACCAGATGGGTGAGCTTCGGATGACCGCAGAGCGCTATACCGTGCTCTCTGATGTCAGAAGGGCGGTGGGCATGCTGACGTCCCATGAGGGCTTCGCATCCCTCATTCCCGAGGTGGGCTCCAACATAGGCATGGCAATCGAGCTGGCAGAGAACGAGGGGGATGTGGCTGCGGTGTGTGGCAGAATCGTCAGAGCCAGAGGACTGGCGAGGGCGTGTGGTGATGTTGAGTTTGGAGCCAGCGGACACGTTGCCCGCATGATTCTTGCCGCAATGAAGGTATATCCCGACCTTAGGGCAGCGATGAACATCAGATACTCGGAACCCGTGCTCGATGCGTGCATGGACATGGGACTTACGATGGGCAGCTTTTCCAGAAAGGACGAGCCAGAGGGTGTCAGCACGATGGAGTGGGGCATCACGAGCGTGCTCTCTCGAATGAAGGCCGATGTGGTGTATGATGGCGGTGATGTGGGCAAGGAGCCTATGGTCAGGCTGTTTGGGAGGTCCGCCACAGAGGTCGCCAAGAGGGCGCTGAGGATAGCACAGAGTGTGAGACGATGAGCAGGGCAAGGACAAGATTGAAAGGCATTCAGAGGTCAAAATGCTTATAAACATGGGCGGCAACCATATCATTGTGAGAGAGGAAGGGCGGCTCACGCACCGAAAGGTGTGAGGAAAGTCCCCCCACCGTTTGGACGCGCGGGCGTCCGCAAGGGCGCAGGGCGAGAGTCCTGGCAATTGCACAGAAACGCCACCGCCCCTCATGAGGGCGATGATTCCGAAAGGATGAGGTCGTGAGGCGGCGGATGAAACGGCAAACCCCGCGGGTGCAAGTGGGGAGTATGGTGGACGTCCAACCACCACCCCGTTGTACGCTAAGCCAAATGCCGCCAGAACAGAAGGGGGCTTACTCTCCTCACTCACACTCTTTCATTCACATTTGCTCTGGCGTCTTTCACGCCCTCACTCTTGAAATAAAAATCCAAATGGCACTTGGCAGCACGTCCCTACCATTACACCTCAACTGCGCTCCTCCGTGTAAACCTGAATCACT
Coding sequences within:
- the thiD gene encoding bifunctional hydroxymethylpyrimidine kinase/phosphomethylpyrimidine kinase, which codes for MLTLLTIAGSDSGGGAGIQADLKTFAALGAHGVSVITATTAQNTLGVKHVHHIPTEHVAAQLEAVLEDFDIRWAKTGMLPTEECIELVARHANELQLVVDPVVYAQSGARLIGNDALKALMELLTRCAVATPNIREAEMLSGIRIRDERDVLAAGNALLDMGVPTVVITGGHLSGSDYLFSPEGTHEIGGNLIEGGTHGSGCTYSAALAFYLASGLSMVDACERAKRFVVNAIRFSHSSLGGGTSPVNQMGELRMTAERYTVLSDVRRAVGMLTSHEGFASLIPEVGSNIGMAIELAENEGDVAAVCGRIVRARGLARACGDVEFGASGHVARMILAAMKVYPDLRAAMNIRYSEPVLDACMDMGLTMGSFSRKDEPEGVSTMEWGITSVLSRMKADVVYDGGDVGKEPMVRLFGRSATEVAKRALRIAQSVRR
- a CDS encoding deoxyuridine 5'-triphosphate nucleotidohydrolase: MLSKTTLKKLVEDGLIRDAPNIALQLQPNGVELTLSSVERFTGVGRLAFDNSERINAPTESIPFDEDGWVYLPQGAYVVRFNEVVSIPRGYGALAKPRSSLLRSGATLHTAVWDAGYVGRGMSLLMVYNPHGFWLKRNARIVQLVLFVLDEGADEVYRGEYLGEGVE